CAGTAGTCATCCGACCCGTAGGTCCAAGTGCGCTTAGGAGTTAGCTCGCCCCGCGTCATGCCCTTCGTCGGCGTGTCGCCGGAACTGCAGCGGCGAGCGCACCCTGCGAGTCCTGGTCGTCCCTGGTTCCGCGGGCCCCCTGTCCGCGGTGGAGCATAGATTCCAGATGAACGTTCCCGCGATCCTCGCCGCGCTTGGCGCATTGTTGCTTGCGTCGCCGGCGTTTTTCATTGTAGGTCGGCGGCAGGGGCGTGCGGCGGAGCTGCGGCGCCAGGCGGAGGCCAAGGCCACCGCCCAGGAGTTGGCCAAGCGCGTGGTGGACGACGCCGAGCGCGAAGCCGAAAATCTCCGCAAGAGCGCGATCGTCTCCGGCAAGGAAGAGATGATCAAGCTGCGCGAGACCTTCGAACTGGAAGCGCGCGGGCGCCGCGAGGAAGTGGAGCGCGAGGAACGGCGCATCGAGGAGCGGGAGGCCGTGCTCGATCGCAAGTTCGACGCCCTCGATCAGCGCGACAAGGATCTGAGTCGGCGGCTGAGTGAATTCGGCCGCCGCGAGAAGGGCGTGATCCAGCGCGAGCAGGACCTCGAGAAGCTGATCGGCGAGGAACGCCGCCGGCTCGAGCAGTTGGCCGGCATGTCGGCGCAGGACGCCAAGGGCGAACTCATCCGCCGCATGGAAGAGGAGGCCCACGCCGACGCCGCCAACCGCATCCGCGAGATTCGCGAGACGGCGCGGCGCAACGCCGAGCGCGAAGCCAAGAAGATCGTGGCCCTCGCCATCCAGCGCATCGCCGCCGATCACACGGCCGAGAGCACGGTGTCGGCGGTGGCGTTGCCCAACGACGAGATGAAGGGCCGCATCATCGGGCGCGAAGGGCGCAACATCCGCGCCTTCGAGCTGGCCACGGGCGTGGACGTGATCATCGACGACACGCCCGACACGGTGGTCGTCTCGTGCTTCGACCCGATCCGCCGCGAGATCGCGCGGCTCGCGCTCGAGAAGCTCGTCGCCGACGGGCGCATCCACCCCGGGCGCATCGAGGAAGTGGTCAACAAGTCGCGCAAGGAAGTGGACACGCAGATCATCGAGTTCGGCGAGGAGGGCGCGTACGAGGCGGGGGTCCACGGACTGCACCCGGAGCTGATCAAACTCGTGGGCCGCATGCACTGGCGCACCAGCTATGGGCAGAACATCCTGCAGCATTCCAAGGAAGTGGCGTGGCTGGCCGGCATCATGGCCGCCGAGTTGGGGCTGGACGTGGCAATGGCCAAGCGCGGCGCGCTGCTCCACGACATCGGCAAGGTGCTCACGCACGAGCACGAGGGCACGCACGTGCAGCTGGGCGTGGAGGTGGCCACGAAGTACGGTGAGAATCCGCTGGTCGTGAACTGCATTGCCGCCCACCACGACGACGTGCCGCACGAGACCGAGATCTCGGTGCTCGTGCAGGCCGCCGACGCGATCTCGGGATCGCGGCCGGGGGCCCGGCGCGAGGCGTTCGAGACCTACGTGAAGCGGCTGGAGGGGCTGGAGCGGATCGCGTCCAGCTACAAGGGCGTGGAGCGCGTGTTCGCCATCCAGGCCGGGCGGGAGGTGCGCGTCATCGTGGCCCCCGACCAGGTGGACGATCCGCGCATGGCCACGTTGTCGGAGGAGATCGCGCGCCGGATCGAGGCCGAGTTGCAGTACCCCGGGCAGATCAAGGTCGTGCTCATTCGCGAGACGAGGGCGGTGGACTTTGCCAGATAACACGCTGGCGCGGGGCGTGCTGATCGACGGCGTCGCCCTCGCCAAGAAGATCCGGGAACGCGTGGCCGAGGAAGCGGCCGCGCTGACGGCCCGCGGCCTCACGCCGGGCCTGACGGTGGTGCTCGTGGGCGACGATCCGGCGAGCGCCGTGTACGTGCGTTCCAAGGGACGCGCGTCGGAGGAGGCGGGCATCGCGTCCGACACCATCCGGCTGCCGGCCACGACCTCGGAACGCGATCTGCTCGCGCTCGTGGACCGGCTGAACGCCGATCGCACCGTGCACGGCATCCTCGTGCAGATGCCGCTGCCCAAGCACATCGACCCCGACGTCGTGATCCGCCGCATTGACCCCGAGAAGGACGTGGACGGGTTCCACCCGTACAACGTGGGACTGCTGCTCACCGGCTCCAAGGAGGGCTACGCTCCCTGCACGCCGGCCGGCGTGATGGCCATGCTGCGCGCCTACGGCGTGGAGACGCGGGGCGCCAACGTGGTGGTCGTGGGCCGCAGCAACATCGTGGGCAAGCCGATGGCGGCGCTCCTCGTCCAGGCGGGCGCCGACGCCGACGCGACGGTCACGGTGTGCCATTCACGCACGCGCGATCTGGCCGAGCACACCCGCCGGGCCGACATCATCATCGCCGCCGTCGGACGCGCCCACCTCATCACCGCCGACATGGTGAAGCCGGGCGCCGTGGTGATCGACGTCGGCATGAATCGCCTGGCCGATGAGACGGCGCCCAAGGGCTACCGCCTGGTGGGGGACGTGGATTTCGAGGGCGTGAAGCAGGTGGCGGCGTTGATCACTCCGGTGCCGGGCGGTGTGGGGCCGATGACGATCGCGATGTTGCTCCAGAACACGGTGCGAGCCGCGTTCCGCGCGCTCGGCTGATGCCCCGCGGGCGCGAGCCGCGCGGATCGGGCGCGGGCGGCTTTGACCTGTTCGAGGCGCCGGCCGACGCCGCGGGGATGATCGCGCCCGATGCGGCGCCGGGTGAGCGCGCCGAGACGGCGATCCCGGTCGCCCTCCTCACCCAGACGGCCAAGGCCGTGATCGACGGAGCCTTCTCGCCGCTCTGGGTGCGCGGCGAGGTCAGCGATTTCAAGGCGCACCGCAACGGCCACTGGTACTTCTCGCTGCGCGACGCGTCGGCGCAGATCCGCTGCGTGGTCTGGGCGCGCGACCAGCGCGGCATTCCGGCGGCCCCGGACGACGGGATGCTGGTCTCGGCGCTGGGCCAGCTCACGGTGTACGCTGCGCGCGGCGAGATGCAGTTCGGGATCCGCCGCCTCGAAGCGGCGGGCGACGGGCTCTGGCGCAAGGCGTTCGAGCAGACGCGCGCCCGGCTCGAAGCCGACGGACTGCTGGCCCCGGAACGCAAGCGCCCCATCCCGCGCTATCCGCGCCGTATCGCCGTGATCACGAGTCCCACCGGCGCCGCGCTGCACGACATCACGGCCGTGATCCGGCGGCGCGCCCCGGGCGTGGAGGTGGTCGTCATCCCCGCCGCCGTGCAGGGCGAGACGGCGCCCGCCGAATTGTGCGCCGCGCTCGACCGGCTGGCGCGGTGGGGCGACGCCGACCTGCTGATCATCGGACGCGGCGGCGGCGCGCGCGAGGACCTCTGGGCGTTCAACGACGAGGCCGTGGCCCGCGCCCTGGCCGCCTGTCCGCTGCCCACGATCTCGGCGGTGGGCCACGAGGTGGACGTGACGATCTGCGACCTCGTGGCCGATCTGCGCGCGCCCACGCCGAGCGCGGCGGCCGAGGCCGCCGTGCGCGCGGTGAGCGAGTTGGCCACGGAGGTGCGGCTGCTCGGCGCGCGCCTCCGGCGCGCCGTGGGGTCGCGACTGGATGTGTCGGCGCTCCGGCTGCAGCGCGCGGGGCGCGCGATGCACGGGCGCGCGTCGCGCGCCGTCGAGCGTCGGCGCGCCCGGATGCAGGCCCTGGCCGGCCGGCTCGATGCGCTGAGCCCACTGGCCACGCTGGAGCGCGGCTATGCCGTGGCCCGCGACCCGTCGGGGCGCGTGCTGTCGTCGGCGGCGCAGTTCACCCCGGGATCGACGTTCGATCTCACGTTGCGCGACGGCCGGGTCGGCGCCCGCGCGATCGACATCCAGGAGCGCGCATGAGTTTCGAGACGCGGCTGCAACGGCTGGAGGACATCGTGGCCGAACTGGAGGGCGATACGCTCGACCTCGCGCGCGCCCTCGCCCTGTTCGAGGAAGGCATCGCCTGTCTGCGCGACGCCACGGCCGAGCTCAGCAAGGCCGAAGCCCAGGTCCAGCGGCTGGTCGAGCGCGCCGACGGCACGTTCGAGGTCACCGACCTGCGTGACTGACACCCGGCCGGAATTCGCCGCTGATCGAGCGGCGGTGGATGCGGCGCTCGGGGTGCTCACCGACCGCGAGACCCGTCCGCTGGCCGGCCCGGTGGGCGACGCCATTCGCTACAGCCTCGAAGGGGGCGGGAAGCGGCTGCGCGGGGTGCTGTTCCTGGCCGGCTACCGGGCGGCGGGCGGACGCGGGGACGCCGCCGGCCTCGCGGCGGCCATCGAAGTGGTGCATGCGTACTCGCTCGTGCACGACGACCTCCCGTGCATGGACGACGACGACATGCGGCGCGGCCGGCCCACGGTGCATCGCGTCTTCGGCGTGGCCGCGGCAACGGCAGCGGGCGTGGCCATGGTGCCGCTCGCGGCCCGGGCTGCGGCCCAGGCGGCTCGCGACATGGGGCTCGCTCCGGCCCTGGGGCAACGCATCGTCCAGGAACTCATGCGCGCGTCCGGGGCGGGGGGGATGATTGGCGGGCAGTTGCTCGATCTCGAAGGGGAGGGGCGCTCCCTGACCGTGGCCGATCTGGAGCGCATCCACCGGGCCAAGACGGGCGCGCTGATCGCGGCGTCGGTCAAGCTCGGCGGGCTGGCCGCGGGCGCCGCGCCAGACGCCATGGCGGCCCTCGATCGGTTCGGCTCGAGCGTGGGGCTGGCGTTCCAGATCGCCGACGACGTGCTCGACGTGACGGCGACCACCGACGAACTGGGCAAGACGGCGGGCAAGGACGTGGCGTTCGGCAAGAGCACCTACCCGGCGCTGCTGGGCGTGGAGGGAGCGGTGGCCAGAGCGGACGCGCTGGTCGGCGAGGGGTGCGCGGCGCTGGCCCGGGCCGGTCTGCTCACGGCGGAACTGGACGGCCTGGCGCGGTTCATCATCGCCCGCCGATCGTAGTACCTTTGTACAATAGCCAGGCCAGAATCCGAGCCTCATGACCATTCTCGATCGCATCCAATCGCCCGCCGACGTCCGCGCCCTCAGTCGTGCCGACCTGAATACGCTGGCCGACGAGATGCGCGCCCGCCTCATCGACGTGTGCTCCCGCACGGGAGGCCACATCGGCGCCGGCCTCGGCGTGGTGGAACTCACGATCGCGCTGCACGCGGTGTTCGAGACGCCGCGCGACCAGCTCGTGTGGGACGTGGGCCACCAGGGGTATCCGCACAAGCTGCTCACCGGGCGCAACGATCGGATGGAGACCCTGCGCAAGGAAGGCGGGATCTCGGGATTCCTCAAGCGCAGCGAGAGCGAGTACGATGTGTTCGGCGCGGGGCATGCGGCCACGGCCATCTCCGCCGCGCTCGGCGTGGCCGCGGGCCGCGACATCCGTGGGGACGACTACAAGGTCGTCGCGGTCCTCGGCGACGGCGCGCTCACGAGCGGCCTGGCCTACGAAGGGCTGAACAATGCCGGCCATTCCGACCGCGACATCGTGGTCGTGCTCAACGCCAACGAGATGTCCATCGCCCCCAACGTGGGCGCGATGTCCAAATACCTGAATTCGGTGCAGCGCAATCCGCTGTACAACCGGCTACGCACGGCGATCGGCGACATCGTGGACAAGGCGCCGGGACCGCTGGCCGGCATGGGCGCGTGGGTCAAGAAGTGGGAGGAGAGCGTCAAGTCGTTCCTCACGCCCGGCGTGCTGTTCGAGGAGTTGGGGTTCCGCTACTTCGGCCCCATCGACGGACACGACATCGGAACCCTGCTCGACACGTTCACGGCGGTCCGCAACATGTCCGGTCCGCGGCTCGTCCACGTGATCACGCAGAAGGGCAAAGGCTACCCGGCCGGCGAGCACTCGGCGGGCGAGAAGTGGCACGCGCTTCCGCCCGGGCACGATCCGTCCACGGGCAAGCCGCTCAAGGCATCCACCGGCAATCCGGCGTACACCACGGTGTTCGGCAAGGGGTTGGCCGCGATCGCCGAAGCGGATCCGCGCGTGGTGACGATCACGGCGGCGATGCCGAGCGGCACCGGGACGTCGTTCGTGGCCAGCGCCGTGCCCAGCCGGTTCTTCGATGTCGGCATCGCCGAGGGCCACGCCGTGACGTTCGCGGCGGGGCTCGCCACGCGCGGCCTGCGCCCGGTGGTGGCGATCTACTCCACGTTCCTGCAGCGCGGATTCGACAACATCATCCACGACGTGGCCATCCAGTCGCTCCCCGTGGTCTTCTGCATGGACCGCGCCGGCCTGGTCGGCGAGGACGGCGAGACGCACATGGGCCTGTACGACATCGCGTATATGCTCACCGTGCCGAACATGACCGTCACCGCGCCGCAGGACGGGCGCGAGATGCTCGGCCTGCTCCGCGCCGGGTTGGAGCACGATGGGGGGCCGTTCTGTTTGCGGTACCCGCGCGCCGCCGTGCCCGACGACACGCCGCCCGTGCAGGACATCGCGTCCGTGCCCTATGGCACCTGGGAAGTGCGGCGGCACGGCGCCGACGTGGCGATCCTCGCCGTCGGCACCATGGTGCAGTCGTCGCTCGACGCGGCCGACGTGCTGGCCGCCGAAGGGCTCCACGTGACGGTCGTCAACTGCCGCTTCCTCAAGCCGTACGATGAAGTGACGCTGGCCGCGGTGCTCGCCGACCACAAGCAGGTGCTCGTGGTGGAGGAGGGCACGGTGGTCAACGGATTCGGCGCCTACATGACCGCGATCATCGAGCGGCACGATCCGGCGGTGCGGGTGGACACGCTGGGCGTGCCGGACCGCATCATCTACGCGGCGCCGCGGAACAAGCAACTCGAGATCTGCGGGCTGACGCCGGAGGGCATCGCCGAACGCGTGCGGGCCCTGCACGGGAGCGAGGCGATGGCCCGGTGATTCGCCTCGGCGTGATCGGGCATCGCGGGTACGCCGAGGCGGGCCTCGGCGCGGTCCTGCGCACGCTGGGCCAGATCGCGCCGGGCTTGGGGCTCGACCTGTATGTCGAATCCGATCTGCGCGACGACGGCGCGTTGGGCGCCGTGCTCGAGGATCCGTCGCAGCTCGATGCGCTGGTGACGCTGGGCGGCGACGGCACGCTGCTCCGCG
Above is a genomic segment from Gemmatimonadaceae bacterium containing:
- the rny gene encoding ribonuclease Y; protein product: MNVPAILAALGALLLASPAFFIVGRRQGRAAELRRQAEAKATAQELAKRVVDDAEREAENLRKSAIVSGKEEMIKLRETFELEARGRREEVEREERRIEEREAVLDRKFDALDQRDKDLSRRLSEFGRREKGVIQREQDLEKLIGEERRRLEQLAGMSAQDAKGELIRRMEEEAHADAANRIREIRETARRNAEREAKKIVALAIQRIAADHTAESTVSAVALPNDEMKGRIIGREGRNIRAFELATGVDVIIDDTPDTVVVSCFDPIRREIARLALEKLVADGRIHPGRIEEVVNKSRKEVDTQIIEFGEEGAYEAGVHGLHPELIKLVGRMHWRTSYGQNILQHSKEVAWLAGIMAAELGLDVAMAKRGALLHDIGKVLTHEHEGTHVQLGVEVATKYGENPLVVNCIAAHHDDVPHETEISVLVQAADAISGSRPGARREAFETYVKRLEGLERIASSYKGVERVFAIQAGREVRVIVAPDQVDDPRMATLSEEIARRIEAELQYPGQIKVVLIRETRAVDFAR
- the folD gene encoding bifunctional methylenetetrahydrofolate dehydrogenase/methenyltetrahydrofolate cyclohydrolase FolD, giving the protein MPDNTLARGVLIDGVALAKKIRERVAEEAAALTARGLTPGLTVVLVGDDPASAVYVRSKGRASEEAGIASDTIRLPATTSERDLLALVDRLNADRTVHGILVQMPLPKHIDPDVVIRRIDPEKDVDGFHPYNVGLLLTGSKEGYAPCTPAGVMAMLRAYGVETRGANVVVVGRSNIVGKPMAALLVQAGADADATVTVCHSRTRDLAEHTRRADIIIAAVGRAHLITADMVKPGAVVIDVGMNRLADETAPKGYRLVGDVDFEGVKQVAALITPVPGGVGPMTIAMLLQNTVRAAFRALG
- the xseA gene encoding exodeoxyribonuclease VII large subunit, with product MPRGREPRGSGAGGFDLFEAPADAAGMIAPDAAPGERAETAIPVALLTQTAKAVIDGAFSPLWVRGEVSDFKAHRNGHWYFSLRDASAQIRCVVWARDQRGIPAAPDDGMLVSALGQLTVYAARGEMQFGIRRLEAAGDGLWRKAFEQTRARLEADGLLAPERKRPIPRYPRRIAVITSPTGAALHDITAVIRRRAPGVEVVVIPAAVQGETAPAELCAALDRLARWGDADLLIIGRGGGAREDLWAFNDEAVARALAACPLPTISAVGHEVDVTICDLVADLRAPTPSAAAEAAVRAVSELATEVRLLGARLRRAVGSRLDVSALRLQRAGRAMHGRASRAVERRRARMQALAGRLDALSPLATLERGYAVARDPSGRVLSSAAQFTPGSTFDLTLRDGRVGARAIDIQERA
- the xseB gene encoding exodeoxyribonuclease VII small subunit is translated as MSFETRLQRLEDIVAELEGDTLDLARALALFEEGIACLRDATAELSKAEAQVQRLVERADGTFEVTDLRD
- a CDS encoding farnesyl diphosphate synthase — encoded protein: MTDTRPEFAADRAAVDAALGVLTDRETRPLAGPVGDAIRYSLEGGGKRLRGVLFLAGYRAAGGRGDAAGLAAAIEVVHAYSLVHDDLPCMDDDDMRRGRPTVHRVFGVAAATAAGVAMVPLAARAAAQAARDMGLAPALGQRIVQELMRASGAGGMIGGQLLDLEGEGRSLTVADLERIHRAKTGALIAASVKLGGLAAGAAPDAMAALDRFGSSVGLAFQIADDVLDVTATTDELGKTAGKDVAFGKSTYPALLGVEGAVARADALVGEGCAALARAGLLTAELDGLARFIIARRS
- the dxs gene encoding 1-deoxy-D-xylulose-5-phosphate synthase: MTILDRIQSPADVRALSRADLNTLADEMRARLIDVCSRTGGHIGAGLGVVELTIALHAVFETPRDQLVWDVGHQGYPHKLLTGRNDRMETLRKEGGISGFLKRSESEYDVFGAGHAATAISAALGVAAGRDIRGDDYKVVAVLGDGALTSGLAYEGLNNAGHSDRDIVVVLNANEMSIAPNVGAMSKYLNSVQRNPLYNRLRTAIGDIVDKAPGPLAGMGAWVKKWEESVKSFLTPGVLFEELGFRYFGPIDGHDIGTLLDTFTAVRNMSGPRLVHVITQKGKGYPAGEHSAGEKWHALPPGHDPSTGKPLKASTGNPAYTTVFGKGLAAIAEADPRVVTITAAMPSGTGTSFVASAVPSRFFDVGIAEGHAVTFAAGLATRGLRPVVAIYSTFLQRGFDNIIHDVAIQSLPVVFCMDRAGLVGEDGETHMGLYDIAYMLTVPNMTVTAPQDGREMLGLLRAGLEHDGGPFCLRYPRAAVPDDTPPVQDIASVPYGTWEVRRHGADVAILAVGTMVQSSLDAADVLAAEGLHVTVVNCRFLKPYDEVTLAAVLADHKQVLVVEEGTVVNGFGAYMTAIIERHDPAVRVDTLGVPDRIIYAAPRNKQLEICGLTPEGIAERVRALHGSEAMAR